One stretch of Streptomyces sp. 135 DNA includes these proteins:
- a CDS encoding Helicase associated domain protein, which produces MTASGVLVTALAGGAAGRVAPLYGELTLSFLNRLAARYHLGLRDLLAAITETDGRRNVAGMLHPDSEIHLNAQARERVCVLSRVPAAVLEGALPAWTRAEPHAHYPGGPAGRLTRGEEAVAPWGPTCPACCAVRTGRRVPARRYLAPGERVCARHRYWLLFLPGTSGLPVPVGPCPEVVDAQRRHVRLLRHCPAGAQAFEVARAVTGSWWGQPWPNEEHLWPARLEATRPAGADPGWWKVAARDLITYPETVVLARLLADRTVQERTVTESRRHLPHRLGELPGLLAELAAQLGRPWLAHHLATITHGPLFTWAHSCVRAQTTSTPAARKALWTVHSAHRPRPLSDLLPHAPAADGTPPAAKPARRLRGHSLQAERAFAQGLAHARAYHQEHGHLAVPKEDTPAGYPLGQWLANTRARHTRMPAHQAAALTALYPWWNAPWSTLWQRTWHQARTHHQTHGPLKPARGFSTTSYSLGEWLYLQCTRYPTLHPEQQRLLTHIGIDAAAAAAARPRRRNLKVGAEEALAHARSYAAEHGGLASVTSATVHDGFCLGQWLANQRNRWRTGHRPLPAGRAQALTAIDPWWCPPWHLTWQRHYHRAQGAAAGRRLQAENGFNALDDSGAADWLWRQCATYDELSEEQRQLLAGIGITPQVARAARQHARTTPKRPGATPATDVEDKAGHATTAAAPAALPGRRRTRRATEPERPRKPRSRLGHRPDLKPGFETALAHSRAWHAEHGHLAAPRDTLHDGYPLGMWLFSQRNRAKQRARAGVPPSPHLTELTAIDPWWNPPWDLHWQRNYYRARDHINAGRPFNPAALTPSPSTVLGSWVTRACLQYHQLHPGQRHLLTLIGITPEVAHARTRRAHPWRTAVEHAQTFADTHGHLAVPRDTTQDGFPLGRWLNKQRYRTRKTGPTPAAHALTAIDPWWNPPWGMVWQHGYQRARTQPHTPANRRWLTKQHATWPLLHPDQQHLLTTTGLISI; this is translated from the coding sequence ATGACAGCGTCCGGCGTCCTGGTTACGGCACTGGCCGGCGGTGCGGCCGGACGCGTGGCACCGCTGTACGGAGAGTTGACGCTTTCGTTCCTGAACCGGCTCGCCGCCCGCTACCACCTCGGTCTACGGGACCTGCTCGCCGCCATCACCGAGACCGACGGCCGGCGAAACGTCGCCGGAATGCTCCACCCGGACAGCGAGATCCACCTCAACGCCCAGGCACGCGAGCGCGTGTGCGTCCTCAGCCGCGTTCCAGCGGCGGTGCTGGAGGGCGCGCTGCCGGCGTGGACACGGGCAGAACCGCACGCGCACTACCCAGGCGGCCCGGCCGGCCGCCTGACCCGCGGCGAGGAAGCCGTCGCCCCGTGGGGGCCCACCTGCCCCGCCTGCTGTGCCGTCCGCACCGGCCGCCGTGTGCCCGCCCGCCGGTACCTGGCCCCCGGAGAGCGGGTCTGCGCACGCCACCGGTACTGGCTGCTGTTCCTGCCCGGAACCAGCGGCCTGCCCGTGCCTGTTGGCCCGTGCCCGGAGGTGGTCGACGCCCAGCGACGGCATGTCCGACTGCTGCGCCACTGCCCCGCCGGTGCGCAGGCCTTCGAAGTCGCCCGCGCTGTCACCGGATCCTGGTGGGGCCAGCCCTGGCCGAACGAGGAGCATCTGTGGCCGGCCCGTCTCGAGGCCACCCGGCCCGCCGGCGCCGATCCTGGCTGGTGGAAGGTCGCCGCCCGCGACCTGATCACCTATCCCGAGACCGTCGTCCTCGCACGCCTGCTGGCCGACCGCACCGTGCAAGAGCGCACCGTCACCGAATCGCGCCGCCATCTCCCCCACCGGCTGGGAGAACTACCCGGGCTGCTGGCCGAGCTCGCTGCCCAGCTCGGGCGGCCGTGGCTCGCCCACCACCTCGCCACCATCACCCACGGGCCACTGTTCACCTGGGCCCACTCCTGCGTACGCGCCCAGACCACCTCAACCCCTGCCGCCCGGAAGGCACTGTGGACGGTGCACTCGGCACACCGGCCCCGCCCCCTCAGCGACCTCCTCCCCCACGCCCCGGCCGCCGACGGCACCCCGCCCGCGGCAAAACCCGCCAGACGGCTGCGCGGCCACAGCCTGCAAGCCGAGCGCGCCTTCGCCCAAGGACTCGCGCACGCCCGCGCCTACCACCAGGAACACGGACACCTCGCCGTACCCAAGGAAGACACCCCCGCCGGCTATCCGCTGGGCCAATGGCTCGCCAACACCCGCGCACGCCACACCCGCATGCCCGCCCACCAAGCCGCCGCCCTCACCGCGCTGTACCCGTGGTGGAACGCACCCTGGAGCACGCTCTGGCAGCGCACCTGGCACCAGGCCCGAACCCACCACCAGACCCACGGCCCGCTCAAGCCGGCCCGCGGGTTTTCCACCACCAGCTACAGCCTCGGCGAATGGCTCTACCTGCAGTGCACCCGCTACCCCACCCTCCACCCCGAACAACAACGCCTCCTCACCCACATCGGCATCGACGCCGCAGCGGCGGCCGCCGCCCGGCCCAGACGGCGCAACCTCAAAGTCGGCGCCGAAGAAGCCCTCGCCCACGCCCGCTCCTACGCCGCCGAACACGGCGGGCTGGCGTCCGTGACCTCGGCAACCGTCCACGACGGTTTCTGCCTGGGACAGTGGCTCGCCAACCAGCGCAACCGCTGGCGCACCGGCCACCGGCCCCTGCCCGCCGGCCGCGCCCAGGCCCTCACCGCCATCGATCCCTGGTGGTGCCCGCCCTGGCACCTGACGTGGCAGCGTCACTACCACCGGGCCCAAGGCGCCGCAGCCGGCCGCCGCCTCCAGGCCGAGAACGGCTTCAATGCCCTCGACGACTCCGGTGCCGCCGACTGGCTGTGGCGCCAGTGCGCCACGTACGACGAGCTCAGCGAGGAGCAGCGGCAACTCCTCGCCGGCATCGGCATCACCCCCCAAGTGGCCCGCGCAGCCCGACAGCACGCACGTACGACCCCGAAGAGGCCGGGCGCGACCCCGGCCACGGACGTGGAAGACAAGGCCGGCCACGCCACAACAGCTGCAGCCCCTGCGGCTCTTCCGGGTCGACGCCGCACTCGGCGTGCCACCGAGCCGGAGCGTCCCCGCAAGCCCCGCAGCCGCCTCGGGCACCGACCCGATCTGAAGCCGGGCTTCGAGACGGCGCTGGCACACTCCCGGGCCTGGCACGCTGAGCACGGCCACCTCGCAGCTCCCCGTGACACCCTGCACGACGGCTACCCGCTGGGCATGTGGCTGTTCAGCCAGCGCAACCGCGCCAAACAACGCGCCCGAGCGGGTGTGCCGCCCTCACCCCACCTGACCGAGCTCACAGCGATCGACCCCTGGTGGAACCCGCCCTGGGACCTGCACTGGCAACGCAACTACTACCGCGCCCGCGACCACATCAATGCGGGCCGCCCCTTCAACCCCGCCGCGCTGACCCCCTCCCCCAGCACCGTTCTGGGAAGCTGGGTCACCCGGGCCTGCCTGCAATACCACCAGCTCCACCCCGGCCAGCGGCACCTCCTGACGCTGATCGGCATCACGCCTGAGGTCGCCCACGCACGCACCCGCCGCGCGCACCCCTGGCGCACCGCGGTCGAACACGCCCAAACCTTCGCCGACACCCACGGCCACCTCGCCGTCCCCCGCGACACCACCCAGGACGGCTTCCCACTCGGCCGATGGCTGAACAAGCAGCGCTACCGCACAAGAAAAACAGGCCCCACCCCAGCAGCCCACGCTCTGACCGCCATCGACCCCTGGTGGAACCCGCCCTGGGGCATGGTCTGGCAACACGGCTACCAACGGGCCCGCACCCAACCCCACACCCCTGCCAACCGCCGCTGGCTGACCAAACAACACGCGACCTGGCCACTCCTCCACCCCGACCAACAACACCTCCTCACCACAACGGGCCTCATCAGCATCTGA
- a CDS encoding TniB family NTP-binding protein: protein MVSSISTDAVGFAPLAPPTVWQGWDAFVHRAPAPARDATDGAWSQAEREDYHSELAVMRTPAMDSVFTAVRRLLLVNRRQQAGARRGLIISGPATTGKTTTMMALGRSFQLADARQHPGQAERRPVLFISVPPAATPKMLVSEFARFLGMPITDRLNQTQITGAVCDLLCELGTQLVLIDDVHLLDTQRRAGAETSDQLKYLGERIPATFVYSAIDIETSSLLSGVRGAQIAGRFKIFRHRPLAYATEQERAIWNDLVRAVEELLRLRAHRAGTLVKHAAYLHARTAGRIGSLSHLIREAALIAITEGTERITKQLLSEVELDAAAEAQARPRRPRRA from the coding sequence ATGGTGAGCTCGATCTCCACCGATGCTGTCGGGTTCGCACCGCTGGCCCCTCCGACCGTATGGCAGGGATGGGATGCCTTCGTCCATCGAGCCCCGGCGCCCGCTCGTGACGCCACCGACGGCGCCTGGTCCCAGGCGGAGCGCGAGGACTATCACTCCGAACTCGCCGTCATGCGGACCCCGGCCATGGACAGCGTGTTCACCGCCGTACGCCGACTGCTGCTGGTCAACCGCCGCCAGCAGGCCGGCGCCCGCCGCGGGCTGATCATCTCCGGGCCGGCCACGACGGGTAAGACCACCACGATGATGGCGCTCGGGCGTTCCTTCCAGCTGGCCGACGCCCGCCAGCACCCAGGACAGGCAGAGCGCAGGCCTGTGCTGTTCATCAGCGTGCCGCCGGCCGCCACCCCGAAGATGCTCGTCAGCGAGTTCGCCCGGTTCCTCGGCATGCCCATCACCGACCGCCTCAACCAGACCCAGATCACCGGCGCCGTGTGCGACCTGCTGTGCGAACTGGGCACCCAGCTCGTCCTCATCGACGACGTCCACCTCCTGGACACCCAGCGGCGCGCCGGCGCGGAAACCTCCGACCAGCTCAAGTACCTCGGCGAACGCATCCCGGCCACCTTCGTGTACTCCGCGATCGACATCGAGACCTCCTCCCTGCTGAGCGGGGTGCGCGGGGCGCAGATCGCCGGCCGCTTCAAGATCTTCCGCCACCGCCCGCTGGCGTACGCGACCGAGCAGGAGCGGGCCATCTGGAACGACCTGGTACGGGCCGTGGAAGAGCTGTTGCGGCTGCGCGCGCACCGCGCCGGGACACTGGTCAAGCACGCCGCCTACCTCCATGCCCGCACCGCAGGGCGGATCGGCAGCCTCTCCCACCTCATCCGCGAAGCCGCCCTGATCGCCATCACCGAAGGCACCGAGCGGATCACCAAGCAGCTGCTGAGCGAGGTCGAGCTCGACGCGGCAGCCGAAGCCCAGGCCCGGCCCCGCCGCCCTCGCCGGGCATAG